In Thauera sedimentorum, a single genomic region encodes these proteins:
- a CDS encoding acyl-CoA dehydrogenase, translating into MAGNPSFHWDDPLLLDQQLTDEERMVADTARAYSQDKLMPRVTEAFRHERTDAAIFREMGELGLLGPTIPEEYGGAGLNYVSYGLIAREVERVDSGYRSMMSVQSSLVMVPIFEFGNEATKRKYLPKLATGEWIGCFGLTEPDHGSDPGSMASRAKKVDGGWLLSGAKMWITNSPIADVFVVWAKDEEGQIRGFVLEKGWQGLSAPAIHGKVGLRASITGEIVMDGVFCPDENAFPDVRGLKGPFTCLNSARYGIAWGALGAAEFCWHTARQYVLDRKQFGRPLAANQLIQKKLADMQTEITLALQGCLRLGRMKDEGTAAVEITSIMKRNSCGKALDVARLARDMMGGNGISDEFGVARHLVNLEVVNTYEGTHDIHALILGRAQTGIQAFC; encoded by the coding sequence ATGGCCGGCAATCCTTCCTTCCACTGGGACGACCCTCTGCTGCTCGACCAGCAGCTCACCGACGAAGAACGCATGGTGGCCGACACCGCGCGTGCCTACTCGCAGGACAAGCTGATGCCGCGCGTCACCGAAGCCTTCCGCCATGAGCGCACCGACGCGGCGATCTTCCGCGAGATGGGTGAACTCGGCCTGCTCGGCCCCACCATCCCCGAGGAATACGGCGGCGCCGGGCTGAACTACGTGAGCTACGGCCTGATCGCCCGCGAGGTGGAACGGGTGGACTCCGGCTACCGTTCGATGATGAGCGTGCAGAGCTCGCTGGTCATGGTGCCGATCTTCGAGTTCGGCAACGAGGCCACCAAGCGCAAATACCTGCCGAAACTGGCAACCGGCGAATGGATCGGCTGCTTCGGTCTCACCGAACCGGACCACGGCTCCGACCCCGGCTCGATGGCCAGCCGGGCGAAGAAGGTGGACGGCGGCTGGCTGCTCAGCGGCGCCAAGATGTGGATCACCAACAGCCCGATCGCCGACGTCTTCGTGGTGTGGGCCAAGGACGAGGAAGGCCAGATCCGCGGTTTCGTGCTGGAGAAGGGCTGGCAGGGTCTGTCCGCCCCGGCCATCCACGGCAAGGTCGGCCTGCGCGCCTCGATCACCGGCGAGATCGTCATGGACGGCGTGTTCTGCCCGGACGAGAACGCCTTCCCGGATGTACGCGGCCTCAAGGGCCCGTTCACCTGCCTCAACTCGGCGCGCTACGGCATCGCCTGGGGCGCGCTCGGCGCGGCCGAGTTCTGCTGGCACACCGCGCGCCAGTATGTGCTCGACCGCAAGCAGTTCGGCCGCCCGCTGGCCGCCAACCAGCTCATCCAGAAGAAGCTCGCCGACATGCAGACCGAGATCACCCTGGCACTGCAGGGCTGCCTGCGCCTGGGGCGCATGAAGGACGAAGGCACGGCCGCGGTGGAGATCACCAGCATCATGAAGCGCAACTCCTGCGGCAAGGCGCTCGACGTCGCCCGCCTGGCGCGCGACATGATGGGCGGCAACGGCATCTCGGATGAGTTCGGCGTCGCCCGCCACCTGGTGAACCTGGAGGTGGTGAACACCTACGAGGGCACCCACGACATCCACGCGCTGATCCTCGGCCGCGCGCAGACCGGCATCCAGGCCTTCTGCTGA
- a CDS encoding IclR family transcriptional regulator gives MQNNDPGSPLPDEIVEATEGDRQFVTALARGLEVLRCFSTQTRLLSNGELAARTGLAKSTVSRLTHTLVQLGYLKADEASGRYRVTSAVLALGHAALGNVTVREIARPLMQDLAEYAHALVSLATRDRLNMIYLENCRPRSLVTLKVSTGMQLPMATTSIGRAFLCALPAAERDFLLEQVRRRDPEAWPAVAEGMAQAGEEYRAHGYCTSLGDWNRETNAVAVPLMCPDQDLLVLSASGPAYALTRERIEKDLGPRLVYLARSIEAAAGQG, from the coding sequence ATGCAGAATAATGATCCTGGCTCGCCCCTGCCGGACGAGATCGTCGAGGCGACCGAAGGCGATCGCCAGTTCGTCACCGCGCTGGCGCGCGGGCTGGAGGTGCTGCGCTGCTTCTCCACCCAGACCCGCCTGCTGTCGAATGGCGAACTGGCGGCGCGCACCGGGCTGGCCAAGTCCACCGTGTCGCGCCTGACCCACACCCTGGTGCAGCTGGGTTACCTGAAGGCCGACGAGGCCTCCGGGCGCTACCGGGTGACTTCTGCGGTGCTGGCGCTCGGCCATGCGGCGCTGGGCAACGTCACCGTGCGCGAGATTGCCCGCCCGCTGATGCAGGATCTGGCCGAGTACGCGCATGCGCTGGTGTCGCTCGCCACCCGCGACCGCCTCAACATGATCTACCTGGAGAACTGCCGGCCGCGCTCGCTGGTGACCCTCAAGGTGAGCACCGGCATGCAGTTGCCGATGGCCACCACCTCGATCGGGCGCGCCTTCCTGTGCGCGCTGCCGGCGGCAGAGCGGGACTTCCTGCTGGAACAGGTGCGCCGCCGCGACCCGGAGGCCTGGCCGGCGGTGGCCGAGGGCATGGCGCAGGCCGGCGAAGAGTACCGCGCGCACGGCTATTGCACCTCGCTGGGCGACTGGAACCGCGAGACCAACGCGGTGGCCGTGCCGCTGATGTGCCCGGACCAGGACCTGCTGGTGCTGTCGGCCAGCGGCCCGGCCTATGCGCTGACCCGCGAGCGCATCGAGAAGGATCTGGGGCCGCGCCTGGTCTATCTCGCGCGCAGCATCGAGGCGGCGGCCGGGCAGGGGTAG
- a CDS encoding methyl-accepting chemotaxis protein has product MLAAIRNASIRTRLLAAIALLVGGLLYFAVGQVVERVQTARTLATIETLSAVAVRSSAVVHELQKERGLSAGFLASRGQRFQSELASQHALTDRYVGELRTLLGTVDAEALGSRFAASLQAAGTQLDRLNDTRGRIRALSASGADSFGYYTGTIERYLALITTINQLSEHKAVSQAILGYVMFLNAKEQAGRERATLNGVFAANAFDTALYRRFLTIVAAQDTYLAAFRDFGSSTGLALFDEKMASAAAQEVDRMRKVALERSDIGGFGVEPAAWFRTITQKIDDMKLVEDLLSAELNALVERLAAEARADLWIAGSLTVASLLLALWFAFVVRGIVASLRRAVASAERIADGDLSERIEVDRMDETGQLLQSMKHIVERLAHTIGEIRAAADQLADASGQISGTAQTLSQSSSEQAASVEETTASIEEISASIDHTSENARTTDSIAGHTAKEAAEGGDAVRDTVSAMQQIAERIGIVDDIAYQTNLLALNAAIEAARAGEAGRGFAVVAAEVRKLAERSQHAAQEISALAANSVSTAERAGTMLEKIVPDVRRTSELIQEIAASSTEQAAGIGQINTAMGQLSQTSQHNASASEELAATAEQMGSQAQQLHELMEYFRIGDDARH; this is encoded by the coding sequence ATGCTCGCGGCCATACGCAATGCTTCCATCCGCACCCGCCTGCTCGCCGCCATTGCCCTGCTGGTCGGCGGACTGCTGTACTTCGCCGTCGGCCAGGTGGTCGAGCGCGTCCAGACCGCCCGCACGCTGGCGACCATCGAGACCCTGTCGGCGGTTGCCGTCCGCTCCAGCGCGGTGGTTCACGAACTGCAGAAGGAACGCGGCCTATCGGCGGGTTTCCTGGCCTCGCGCGGCCAGCGTTTCCAGAGCGAACTGGCCAGCCAGCACGCGCTGACCGACCGCTACGTGGGCGAACTGCGCACCCTGCTCGGCACCGTGGATGCCGAGGCGCTGGGCAGCCGCTTCGCCGCCAGCCTGCAGGCCGCCGGCACCCAGCTCGACCGCCTCAACGACACCCGCGGACGCATCCGCGCGCTGTCGGCCAGCGGGGCGGACTCTTTCGGCTACTACACCGGCACCATCGAGCGCTATCTGGCGCTGATCACCACCATCAACCAGCTCAGCGAGCACAAGGCGGTCTCGCAGGCTATCCTCGGCTATGTGATGTTCCTCAACGCCAAGGAGCAGGCCGGCCGCGAGCGCGCCACGCTCAACGGGGTGTTCGCCGCCAATGCCTTCGACACCGCGCTCTACCGCCGCTTCCTCACCATCGTCGCCGCGCAGGACACCTACCTCGCCGCCTTCCGCGACTTCGGCAGCAGCACAGGGCTGGCGCTGTTCGACGAAAAGATGGCCTCTGCCGCAGCCCAGGAGGTCGACCGCATGCGCAAGGTGGCGCTGGAGCGTTCCGACATCGGCGGCTTCGGCGTGGAGCCGGCGGCATGGTTCAGGACCATCACCCAGAAGATCGACGACATGAAGCTGGTCGAGGATCTCCTGTCCGCCGAGCTGAACGCGCTGGTCGAGCGTCTGGCCGCCGAAGCGCGCGCCGACCTGTGGATCGCCGGCAGCCTCACCGTGGCCAGCCTGCTGCTCGCCCTGTGGTTCGCCTTCGTGGTGCGCGGCATCGTCGCCTCCTTGCGCCGCGCGGTCGCCTCGGCCGAGCGCATCGCCGACGGTGACCTGAGCGAGCGCATCGAGGTCGACCGCATGGACGAGACCGGGCAGCTGCTGCAGTCGATGAAGCACATCGTCGAACGCCTGGCCCACACCATCGGCGAGATCCGCGCCGCCGCCGACCAGCTCGCCGACGCCAGCGGACAGATCAGCGGCACGGCGCAGACCCTGTCGCAGAGCTCCAGCGAGCAGGCCGCCAGCGTGGAAGAAACCACCGCGAGCATCGAGGAGATCTCCGCCAGCATCGACCACACCAGCGAAAACGCGCGCACCACCGACTCCATCGCCGGGCACACCGCCAAGGAAGCCGCAGAGGGCGGCGACGCCGTACGCGACACGGTGAGCGCGATGCAGCAGATCGCCGAGCGCATCGGCATCGTGGACGACATCGCCTACCAGACCAACCTGCTGGCGCTCAATGCCGCCATCGAGGCAGCGCGCGCCGGCGAGGCCGGACGCGGCTTCGCGGTGGTGGCGGCGGAAGTGCGCAAGCTGGCCGAACGCAGCCAGCATGCCGCACAGGAGATCTCCGCCCTGGCGGCGAACAGCGTGAGCACCGCGGAACGGGCCGGCACCATGCTGGAGAAGATCGTCCCCGACGTGCGCCGCACCTCGGAGCTGATCCAGGAGATCGCCGCCTCCTCCACCGAGCAGGCCGCCGGCATCGGGCAGATCAACACCGCCATGGGCCAGCTCTCGCAGACCTCGCAGCACAACGCCAGCGCCTCCGAGGAACTGGCCGCCACCGCCGAGCAGATGGGCAGCCAGGCGCAGCAGCTGCACGAGCTGATGGAGTATTTCCGCATCGGCGACGACGCGCGGCACTGA
- a CDS encoding sulfite exporter TauE/SafE family protein → MSFDLWWLAYLALGAFVGFFAGLLGVGGGGIMVPMLTTLFLAQGFPLENVVHMALGTSMAAIVLTSIASLRAHHAHGAVRWDIVRGITPGILLGTFGATFVASRASTEGLAIFFACFMGYVSLQMLANIKPKPSRNLPGPLGLSAVGVGIGGVSALVAIGGGSLSVPFMTWCNVRMQNAIGTSAAIGLPIALAGTLGYLVNGWGAEGLPALTLGYVYLPALVLVAVVSMWTAPVGARLAHRLPVATLKKIFAGVLMALCVKMLYGIFG, encoded by the coding sequence ATGAGTTTCGATCTGTGGTGGCTGGCCTACCTCGCCCTCGGGGCCTTCGTCGGTTTCTTCGCGGGGCTGCTCGGCGTGGGCGGTGGCGGCATCATGGTGCCGATGCTGACCACGCTCTTCCTCGCCCAGGGTTTTCCGCTCGAGAACGTGGTGCACATGGCGCTGGGAACCTCGATGGCGGCCATCGTGCTGACCTCCATCGCGAGTCTGCGCGCGCATCACGCGCACGGCGCGGTGCGCTGGGACATTGTGCGCGGCATCACCCCGGGCATCCTGCTCGGCACCTTCGGCGCCACCTTCGTCGCCTCGCGTGCCAGCACCGAGGGGCTGGCGATCTTCTTCGCCTGCTTCATGGGCTACGTGTCGCTGCAGATGCTGGCCAACATCAAGCCCAAGCCTTCGCGCAACCTGCCCGGTCCGCTGGGCTTGTCTGCGGTCGGCGTGGGTATCGGCGGGGTGTCGGCGCTGGTGGCGATCGGCGGCGGCTCGCTGTCGGTGCCCTTCATGACCTGGTGCAACGTCAGGATGCAGAACGCCATCGGCACCTCGGCGGCCATCGGCCTGCCGATCGCGCTGGCCGGCACCCTGGGCTACCTGGTCAACGGCTGGGGCGCCGAGGGCCTGCCGGCTTTGACCCTGGGCTATGTCTACCTGCCGGCGCTGGTGCTGGTGGCGGTGGTCAGCATGTGGACCGCGCCGGTCGGCGCGCGCCTCGCCCACCGCCTGCCGGTGGCGACGCTGAAGAAGATCTTTGCGGGCGTGCTGATGGCGCTGTGCGTGAAGATGCTGTACGGCATCTTCGGCTGA
- a CDS encoding enoyl-CoA hydratase/isomerase family protein, which yields MNSRIEVSVAEQVATVTLSNPDKLNAVNAAMWRELRAAMERLGADEAVRCVILTGAGEAFAAGGDIEEFLTVRATVDDALHYHDELVARALDAIRGCPIPTLAAIRGACIGGGLEIAGCCDLRIAGESARFGAPINKLGFSMYPGEMAGLLDLVGPAVLLEILLEGRILSAREALQKGLLTRVVDDAQVLAEAQASAARIATGAPLVARWHKQWVHRLAAGGPLSAAEKRAAFDFLATEDYREGLDAFLNKRKPVFKGR from the coding sequence ATGAACAGTCGCATCGAAGTCAGCGTCGCCGAGCAGGTGGCGACCGTCACCCTCTCCAATCCGGACAAGCTCAACGCGGTCAACGCAGCCATGTGGCGCGAGTTGCGCGCTGCCATGGAGCGGCTCGGCGCGGACGAAGCCGTGCGCTGCGTGATCCTCACCGGCGCGGGCGAAGCCTTCGCGGCCGGCGGCGACATCGAGGAATTCCTCACCGTGCGCGCCACCGTGGACGACGCCCTGCACTACCACGACGAGTTGGTGGCGCGCGCGCTGGACGCCATCCGCGGCTGTCCGATTCCCACGTTGGCGGCCATCCGCGGCGCGTGCATCGGCGGCGGGCTGGAGATCGCCGGCTGCTGCGACCTGCGCATCGCCGGCGAGTCCGCGCGCTTTGGCGCGCCGATCAACAAGCTGGGCTTCTCGATGTATCCGGGCGAAATGGCCGGCCTGCTGGACCTGGTCGGCCCGGCGGTGCTGCTGGAGATCCTGCTCGAAGGGCGCATCCTGTCCGCCCGCGAAGCCTTGCAGAAGGGCCTGCTCACCCGTGTGGTGGACGACGCGCAGGTGCTTGCCGAGGCGCAGGCGAGCGCCGCCCGCATCGCCACCGGAGCGCCGCTGGTGGCGCGCTGGCACAAGCAATGGGTGCACCGCCTGGCCGCCGGCGGCCCGCTGAGCGCGGCGGAGAAGCGCGCCGCCTTCGACTTCCTCGCCACCGAGGACTACCGCGAAGGTCTGGACGCCTTCCTCAACAAGCGCAAGCCGGTGTTCAAGGGGCGCTGA
- a CDS encoding DUF485 domain-containing protein — protein sequence MSSSMYAHIRSNPRFAELVARRTRFAVTLSAIVLVIFYGFVMMVAFAPDLVATRLFEGSNLTVGIALGLLQFVLFWVLTLIYVRRANGEFDDLNKEIVNAAWRSEQ from the coding sequence ATGTCTAGTTCCATGTATGCGCATATCCGGAGCAATCCGCGATTTGCCGAACTGGTCGCACGGCGGACCCGCTTCGCGGTGACGCTGTCGGCCATCGTGCTGGTGATCTTCTACGGCTTCGTGATGATGGTGGCCTTCGCGCCGGACCTCGTCGCAACGCGCTTGTTCGAGGGCAGCAACCTGACCGTCGGCATCGCGCTGGGCCTGCTGCAGTTCGTGTTGTTCTGGGTGCTCACGCTGATCTACGTGCGACGCGCCAACGGCGAGTTCGACGATCTCAACAAGGAGATCGTGAACGCCGCGTGGAGGAGCGAACAATGA
- a CDS encoding cation acetate symporter — protein MTIRALSTRLAAALALAAAPLAALAGPAVEATTKQPLNLHAIGMFFVFVLLTLGITYWAASRTKSTADFYTAGGGITGFQNGLAIAGDYMSAATLLGLTAMMYMQGVDAYIYMLSFFVGWPIILFLMAERLRNLGKFTFADITSYRLNQGKVRTMAAVSSLVVVCFYLVAQMVGAGQLIKLLFGLDYTVALFVVGALMMVYVTFGGMVATTWVQIIKACMLLIGGTTVAVLGFSQFGFSFEELTNRAMEIHRLGVNLLAPGSLLADPVTAISLGLGLMFGTAGLPHILMRFFTVTDAKEARKSVLFASGIVAYFFNVIAIMGLCAILIVGTNPQFFEGGEVGGKVIGGGNMIAMHLAQAVGGNLLLGFLSAVAFATILAVVAGLALAGASAISHDIYSRVIMKGTASEKTELRVSKFATIGLGVVAVLLGMAFEKMNIAFMVALAFGVAASANFPVLILSMYWKDLTTRGALAGGYFGLFSAVALVVLSKSVWVDVLGNAAPIFPYTQPALFSMPLAFLAAILVSLLDKSAEAQRERQAFGDQYVRAQTGVGAASAAAH, from the coding sequence ATGACGATTCGCGCCCTTTCCACCCGCCTGGCCGCCGCGCTGGCGCTGGCCGCCGCGCCGCTGGCCGCGCTCGCCGGCCCGGCCGTCGAGGCCACCACCAAGCAGCCGCTCAACCTGCACGCGATCGGCATGTTCTTCGTGTTCGTGCTGCTGACCCTGGGCATCACCTACTGGGCGGCCAGCCGCACCAAGTCGACCGCCGACTTCTACACCGCCGGCGGCGGCATCACCGGCTTCCAGAACGGTCTGGCGATCGCCGGCGACTACATGTCCGCCGCGACCCTGCTGGGTCTGACCGCGATGATGTACATGCAGGGTGTGGATGCCTACATCTACATGCTGTCCTTCTTCGTGGGCTGGCCGATCATCCTCTTCCTGATGGCCGAGCGCCTGCGCAACCTGGGCAAGTTCACCTTCGCGGACATCACCTCCTATCGCCTCAACCAGGGCAAGGTGCGCACCATGGCGGCGGTCAGTTCGCTGGTGGTGGTGTGCTTCTACCTGGTGGCGCAGATGGTGGGCGCGGGCCAGCTGATCAAGCTGCTGTTCGGCCTGGACTACACCGTGGCGCTGTTCGTGGTCGGTGCGCTGATGATGGTGTACGTGACCTTCGGCGGCATGGTCGCCACCACCTGGGTGCAGATCATCAAGGCCTGCATGCTGCTCATCGGCGGCACCACCGTGGCCGTGCTGGGCTTCTCGCAGTTCGGCTTCAGCTTCGAAGAACTCACCAACCGCGCGATGGAGATCCACCGGCTGGGGGTCAACCTGCTCGCCCCGGGCAGCCTGCTGGCCGACCCGGTGACCGCGATCTCGCTCGGCCTCGGCCTGATGTTCGGTACTGCCGGCCTGCCGCACATCCTGATGCGCTTCTTCACCGTGACCGACGCCAAGGAAGCGCGCAAGTCGGTGCTGTTCGCCTCGGGCATCGTCGCCTACTTCTTCAACGTCATCGCCATCATGGGCCTGTGCGCCATCCTCATCGTCGGCACCAATCCGCAGTTCTTCGAAGGCGGCGAGGTGGGCGGCAAGGTGATCGGCGGCGGCAACATGATCGCCATGCACCTGGCGCAGGCGGTGGGCGGCAACCTGCTGCTCGGCTTCCTGTCGGCGGTGGCCTTCGCCACCATCCTCGCGGTGGTGGCCGGCCTGGCGCTGGCCGGCGCCTCGGCGATCTCGCACGACATCTACTCGCGGGTGATCATGAAGGGTACCGCCAGCGAGAAGACCGAGCTGCGCGTGTCCAAGTTCGCCACCATCGGCCTGGGCGTGGTCGCCGTGCTGCTGGGCATGGCCTTCGAGAAGATGAACATCGCCTTCATGGTGGCGCTGGCCTTCGGCGTGGCCGCCTCGGCCAACTTCCCGGTGCTGATCCTGTCGATGTACTGGAAGGACCTGACCACCCGCGGCGCGCTGGCCGGCGGCTACTTTGGCCTGTTCTCCGCGGTGGCGCTGGTGGTGCTGTCCAAGTCGGTGTGGGTGGACGTGCTCGGCAACGCCGCGCCCATCTTCCCCTACACCCAGCCGGCGCTGTTCTCCATGCCGCTGGCCTTCCTGGCCGCGATCCTCGTCTCGCTGCTCGACAAGAGCGCCGAGGCCCAGCGCGAGCGTCAGGCCTTCGGCGACCAGTACGTGCGCGCGCAGACCGGCGTGGGTGCGGCGAGCGCCGCGGCGCACTGA
- the fumC gene encoding class II fumarate hydratase, translating to MNETRKETDSMGAIAVPADRYWGAQTQRSIEHFPIGVARFRWQRPMIRALGVLKRAAAEANAELGELPEDIAALVVRAADEVIEGRLDGHFPLVVFQTGSGTQSNMNANEVIANRAIELAGGTLGAKTPVHPNDHVNRGQSSNDTFPTAMHIAVVEQLHARLFPAVAVLRNTLAERAERFADVVKTGRTHLQDATPVTLGQEIGAWVSQLDFGLAAVHAALPGLHELAIGGTAVGTGLNAHPRFGDTAAARIAALTGQPFVSAPDKFFALAAHDALVQASAALRTLAGGLMKMANDVRWLASGPRCGIGELSIPENEPGSSIMPGKVNPTQCEALTMVCVQVFGNDAAVAFAGTQGNFQLNVYKPVMAHNVLESIELLADACAAFEHHCARGIEPVRAKIEANLAANLMLVTALNRHIGYDAAAAIAKHAHKEGLTLREAALASGKVSAEDYERWVVPVEMTRNRGD from the coding sequence ATGAACGAGACGCGCAAGGAAACCGACTCGATGGGCGCCATCGCGGTGCCGGCGGACCGCTATTGGGGCGCGCAGACCCAGCGTTCGATCGAGCACTTCCCGATCGGCGTGGCGCGCTTCCGCTGGCAGCGTCCGATGATCCGCGCGCTGGGCGTGCTCAAGCGCGCCGCGGCGGAAGCGAATGCCGAGCTGGGCGAACTGCCGGAAGACATCGCTGCGCTGGTCGTGCGCGCCGCCGACGAAGTGATCGAAGGCCGTCTGGACGGGCACTTCCCGCTGGTGGTGTTCCAGACCGGCTCGGGCACGCAGTCCAACATGAACGCCAACGAGGTGATCGCCAACCGCGCCATCGAACTGGCGGGCGGCACGCTGGGCGCCAAGACGCCGGTGCATCCCAACGACCATGTGAACCGCGGCCAGTCGTCCAACGACACCTTCCCGACCGCGATGCACATCGCCGTGGTCGAACAGTTGCATGCGCGCCTGTTCCCCGCGGTGGCCGTGCTGCGCAATACCCTGGCCGAACGCGCGGAGCGCTTCGCCGACGTGGTCAAGACCGGCCGCACCCATCTGCAGGACGCCACCCCGGTGACCCTGGGGCAGGAGATCGGCGCCTGGGTGAGCCAGCTCGATTTCGGCTTGGCCGCGGTGCATGCGGCGCTGCCCGGCCTGCACGAACTGGCCATCGGCGGCACCGCGGTGGGCACCGGGCTGAACGCCCATCCGCGCTTCGGCGACACCGCCGCGGCGCGCATCGCCGCGCTCACCGGCCAGCCCTTTGTCAGCGCGCCGGACAAGTTCTTTGCGCTCGCCGCGCACGACGCGCTGGTGCAGGCCTCGGCCGCACTGCGCACCCTGGCCGGCGGGCTGATGAAGATGGCCAACGACGTGCGCTGGCTGGCCAGCGGGCCGCGCTGCGGCATCGGCGAACTGAGCATCCCGGAGAACGAACCGGGCTCGTCCATCATGCCGGGCAAGGTGAACCCGACCCAGTGCGAGGCGCTCACCATGGTCTGCGTGCAGGTGTTCGGCAACGACGCCGCGGTGGCCTTTGCCGGCACCCAGGGCAACTTCCAGCTCAACGTGTACAAGCCGGTGATGGCGCACAACGTGCTGGAGAGCATCGAGCTGCTGGCCGACGCCTGCGCCGCCTTCGAGCACCACTGCGCGCGCGGCATCGAGCCGGTGCGCGCGAAGATCGAGGCCAACCTGGCCGCCAACCTGATGCTGGTCACCGCGCTCAACCGCCACATCGGCTACGACGCCGCGGCGGCCATCGCCAAGCATGCCCACAAGGAGGGCCTGACCCTGCGCGAGGCGGCGCTGGCCTCCGGCAAGGTGAGCGCCGAGGACTACGAGCGCTGGGTGGTGCCGGTGGAGATGACGCGCAACCGCGGGGATTGA
- a CDS encoding hemolysin family protein: MSLFNHLLLIFVLIAVSAFFSISEISLAAARKIKLRLMAEGGHPNAQRVLALQDNPGNFFTVVQIGLNAVAILGGIVGESALSPYVAAALGTVYDGPWLETASFVVAFVFVTSLFVLFADLMPKRFGMVQPERVAVAVVRPMQFCVVLFAPLVWVFNGLANRIFRLLGVPSVRSEDITPDDIMALADAGAQAGVLLNQEQHLIANVFELDSRIIPSAMTARESIVFLTLGEAEESIRGKIAETPHGKYPVCEKDGIDSVIGYVDAKDILPRIVNGQKLSLRTEPIVRKILVLPDTLNLFEALERFRDAKEDFAVIVNEYALVVGLLTLQDVMSTVMGDLVSPFQEELIVRRDDNSWLIDGVTPIEDVMAALDIDVFEGFQNYETVAGFLMYMLRKVPKRTDFVEYAGYKFEVVDIDSYRIDQVLVTRVGASDPGVTGS; the protein is encoded by the coding sequence GTGTCGCTGTTCAATCATCTCTTGCTCATCTTCGTGCTGATCGCGGTCAGCGCCTTCTTCTCGATTTCCGAGATCTCGCTCGCCGCGGCGCGCAAGATCAAGCTGCGCCTGATGGCCGAGGGCGGGCATCCGAATGCCCAGCGCGTGCTGGCCTTGCAGGACAACCCGGGCAATTTCTTCACCGTGGTGCAGATCGGCCTGAATGCGGTGGCCATTCTCGGCGGCATCGTCGGCGAGTCGGCGCTCTCGCCCTATGTCGCCGCGGCCCTGGGTACGGTGTACGACGGACCGTGGCTGGAGACCGCCAGCTTCGTGGTCGCCTTCGTGTTCGTGACCTCGCTCTTCGTGCTGTTCGCCGACCTGATGCCCAAGCGCTTCGGGATGGTGCAGCCGGAACGCGTGGCGGTGGCGGTGGTGCGGCCGATGCAGTTCTGCGTGGTCCTGTTCGCGCCGCTGGTGTGGGTGTTCAACGGCCTGGCCAACCGCATCTTCCGCCTGCTGGGCGTGCCCAGCGTGCGCAGCGAGGACATCACCCCGGACGACATCATGGCCCTGGCCGACGCCGGGGCGCAGGCCGGCGTGCTGCTCAACCAGGAGCAGCACCTGATCGCCAACGTGTTCGAACTCGACTCGCGCATCATCCCGTCGGCGATGACCGCGCGCGAGAGCATCGTATTCCTCACCCTGGGCGAGGCCGAGGAAAGCATCCGTGGCAAGATCGCCGAGACCCCGCACGGCAAGTACCCGGTGTGCGAGAAGGACGGCATCGACTCGGTGATCGGCTATGTGGACGCCAAGGACATCCTGCCGCGCATCGTCAACGGGCAGAAGCTGTCGCTGCGCACCGAGCCCATCGTGCGCAAGATCCTGGTGCTGCCGGACACGCTCAACCTGTTCGAGGCGCTGGAGCGCTTCCGCGACGCCAAGGAGGATTTCGCGGTCATCGTCAACGAGTACGCCCTGGTGGTCGGTCTGCTGACCCTGCAGGACGTGATGAGCACGGTGATGGGCGACCTGGTGAGTCCCTTCCAGGAAGAGCTGATCGTGCGCCGCGACGACAACTCCTGGTTGATCGACGGGGTGACGCCGATCGAGGACGTCATGGCCGCGCTCGATATCGATGTGTTCGAGGGCTTCCAGAACTACGAGACGGTGGCCGGCTTCCTGATGTACATGCTGCGCAAGGTGCCCAAGCGCACCGACTTCGTCGAGTACGCCGGCTACAAGTTCGAGGTGGTGGACATCGACAGCTACCGCATCGACCAGGTGCTGGTGACGCGGGTCGGGGCGAGCGATCCTGGGGTGACGGGTTCGTAG